From the genome of Candidatus Yanofskybacteria bacterium, one region includes:
- a CDS encoding MBL fold metallo-hydrolase, translated as MVVDYKKVGFIHLTIFACLLVFAIATTSLARVNDGFLKIYFLDVGQGDAGFIVTPAGRQILIDGGPSDAVLSKISSRMPFYDKDIDVLIASHKHSDHIAGLMSVLDRYDVNNIVDTKIGYSSSEVSKWNQLKLAEGANEIEAKAGGYMDLGEGITITFLHPEDTLEGKTSKNPNDDSIVTMLQYENFRVLFVGDAGAKVENAMMSSDIDLSADVLKVGHHGSATSTSTKFLSAVSPEVATIEVGAKNTFGHPSPIVISRLENNGIKYYRTDADGDIEVVSDGNFFKVNKSK; from the coding sequence ATGGTTGTGGATTATAAAAAAGTTGGGTTTATTCATCTAACTATTTTTGCTTGTTTACTAGTGTTCGCCATCGCAACCACTAGCTTGGCAAGAGTCAATGATGGCTTTTTGAAAATATATTTCTTGGATGTGGGGCAGGGCGACGCTGGATTCATTGTCACTCCAGCCGGCCGACAAATATTAATTGATGGCGGGCCGAGTGACGCGGTGCTATCCAAGATATCTAGCCGCATGCCTTTCTATGACAAAGATATCGACGTGTTAATCGCTAGCCACAAGCATAGCGATCACATAGCAGGACTAATGAGCGTTTTGGATAGATACGACGTGAACAATATTGTTGATACGAAAATCGGATATTCCAGCTCAGAGGTTTCAAAGTGGAACCAATTAAAGCTGGCCGAGGGCGCTAATGAGATTGAAGCTAAGGCTGGGGGATATATGGATTTAGGCGAAGGCATTACAATTACCTTTTTACATCCCGAGGATACTCTTGAAGGAAAGACGTCGAAGAACCCAAATGATGATTCAATTGTGACTATGCTTCAGTACGAAAACTTTAGAGTTTTATTTGTTGGTGACGCTGGTGCCAAAGTTGAGAATGCTATGATGTCTAGCGATATTGATCTCTCGGCTGATGTTCTGAAAGTTGGTCATCACGGTTCAGCAACCTCAACCTCCACAAAATTCCTAAGCGCTGTCTCGCCTGAAGTAGCTACGATCGAAGTAGGAGCTAAAAACACATTCGGCCATCCTTCGCCAATCGTCATATCGAGACTTGAAAATAATGGAATAAAGTATTATCGTACTGATGCCGATGGAGACATTGAGGTCGTCTCCGACGGTAATTTTTTTAAAGTTAATAAATCAAAATGA
- a CDS encoding 30S ribosomal protein S7 gives MRRPIKKKLEIEPDIKYSSVLVASLINRMMRDGKKSTASKIVYDALTIIEKKVGKPALEVLDQALQNAGPTMELKSRRVGGANYQVPIEVKPERRIALAMRWVVDAARSGKGKPAREKLSEELVNAYNNAGGAVKKKNDTHRMADANKAFAHFAW, from the coding sequence ATGCGCAGACCAATAAAAAAGAAATTAGAGATAGAGCCAGATATAAAATATTCGAGCGTGCTCGTAGCTTCTTTGATTAATAGAATGATGAGGGACGGCAAAAAGTCTACGGCTTCCAAAATCGTATACGATGCTCTAACTATTATAGAGAAGAAAGTCGGCAAGCCGGCTCTCGAGGTTTTGGATCAAGCTCTTCAAAACGCTGGACCGACTATGGAGCTTAAATCAAGAAGAGTTGGCGGAGCTAATTATCAAGTACCTATCGAAGTTAAACCAGAGAGAAGAATAGCCCTAGCTATGCGCTGGGTTGTCGATGCGGCTAGGTCTGGCAAGGGTAAGCCAGCCAGAGAGAAACTATCCGAAGAGCTGGTAAATGCTTATAATAATGCTGGGGGCGCAGTTAAAAAGAAGAACGATACTCATCGCATGGCTGATGCTAACAAGGCCTTTGCACATTTCGCTTGGTAA
- a CDS encoding cell division protein FtsZ, with protein sequence MPQVKPPFETFARIKVVGVGGSGNNALGRMIEARIHGVEFIAINTDAQALHISNAPVKIHIGKSLTKGLGAGMNPEIGRQAAEDTKEEIMAALKGADMVFITCGLGGGTGSGAAPVVADIAKDVGALTVAVVTKPFMFEGAQRSRIAEDSWHILRDKVDALISIPNDRLLSVIDRKTPLLESFAIVDDVLRQGVQGISDLITVPGIINVDFADVKAIMANSGSALMGIGRASGEDRAIEAAKMAINSPLLEVSIDGAKGVLFNVSGGPDMAMAEINEAARIITEHIDPDAKVIFGAVLDDKIKKGELKITVVATGFANGGVSPRPASSFNSGPNLFDNISKNGGMSHGHVQQVAQPQQQVQPSQTIKEIVDPTVNEEEFDIPAFIRRKMNK encoded by the coding sequence ATGCCACAGGTTAAACCACCATTTGAAACATTTGCTAGGATCAAGGTTGTTGGAGTTGGCGGATCAGGCAACAACGCTTTAGGTAGAATGATCGAGGCCAGAATCCATGGCGTTGAGTTTATAGCTATTAATACTGATGCTCAGGCTCTGCACATCTCTAATGCTCCTGTAAAAATACATATCGGTAAAAGCCTGACCAAGGGTCTTGGTGCCGGTATGAATCCAGAGATAGGCCGCCAAGCTGCAGAGGATACCAAGGAAGAGATAATGGCAGCACTCAAGGGCGCGGATATGGTTTTTATAACTTGTGGTCTCGGTGGTGGTACCGGCTCCGGTGCTGCGCCAGTGGTTGCCGATATTGCAAAAGATGTCGGTGCCTTGACAGTCGCTGTTGTCACTAAGCCATTTATGTTTGAGGGCGCTCAGAGATCTAGGATAGCGGAGGACTCATGGCATATTCTTCGAGATAAAGTCGATGCTTTAATAAGTATACCTAACGACAGGCTTCTTTCAGTTATTGATCGCAAGACTCCGTTGTTGGAATCTTTTGCTATCGTTGACGATGTGTTAAGACAGGGCGTCCAAGGCATCTCAGATTTAATTACTGTACCGGGAATTATTAATGTCGACTTCGCCGATGTTAAGGCGATTATGGCTAATTCTGGCTCGGCCCTGATGGGTATCGGGAGAGCTAGTGGCGAAGATAGAGCTATCGAAGCGGCTAAGATGGCGATAAACTCTCCGTTGCTGGAGGTCTCTATCGATGGAGCAAAGGGAGTACTATTTAATGTATCTGGCGGTCCTGATATGGCCATGGCTGAAATAAATGAAGCGGCCAGAATAATAACCGAGCATATTGATCCGGATGCAAAAGTTATCTTCGGGGCGGTGCTTGATGACAAAATAAAAAAGGGCGAATTAAAAATTACGGTTGTCGCCACTGGCTTCGCGAATGGTGGAGTATCTCCGAGGCCGGCGAGCAGTTTTAATTCTGGGCCAAATCTTTTTGATAATATTTCCAAGAATGGGGGAATGAGTCATGGACATGTCCAACAGGTTGCTCAACCTCAGCAACAGGTACAACCAAGCCAGACAATAAAAGAGATTGTGGACCCAACGGTGAATGAAGAGGAATTCGATATTCCTGCTTTTATTAGGCGAAAAATGAATAAATAG
- a CDS encoding vitamin B12-dependent ribonucleotide reductase (catalyzes the reduction of ribonucleotides to deoxyribonucleotides; the rate-limiting step in dNTP synthesis), translated as MNNDQNRQENLIESEETNANDSRGLRWERIFGSGDPYGEIVWEKRVAKIAKGDGGVVFEQKDVEVPNFWTQTATDIVASKYFRGRMDSPDREKSARQMIDRVARTIGNWGLKDNYFASPADAENFTQDLTWLLINQYFAFNSPVWFNVGVHEKPQCSACFILSVDDNMQSILDWYRDEGWIFKYGSGSGTNLSKLRSSKEALSRGGYSSGPVSFMKGADGVANSIRSGGTTRRAAKMVILNVDHPDIKNFIYCKKIIEDMTKALAMSGIKDSITADIFDPYTLLPYQNANNAVRVNDEFMRAVEADGYWDLRAVTTGKSLETLKAREVLDWMADATWHSADPGIQYDTTINEWHTCPNSGRINASNPCSEYMHIDNSACNLASLNLMKFLREGGKFDVDGFRRAVDTIILAQEILVGNSSYPTPKIAENAINFRQLGLGYANLGALLMVLGLPYDSDKGRALSAHITSVMCGEAYRMSALMADTAGPFNGYEVNKEPMLSVIKKHLSAANDLYEESQRVGIQDNYLEITSRMVWHEALELGKKYGFRNSQASVLAPTGTISFLMDCDTTGIEPELALIKYKKLVGGGVLKLVNNQVPLALRRLGYENDQIEAISKYMIEKETIEGAPWIRDEHLPVFDCSFKATNGTRSVSYMGHIRMMAAAQPFISGAISKTVNLPNDATREDIKNVFIEGWRLGLKAIAIYRDGSKSVQPLNTKKDDEVSGDDGKLVEKINGYTRIKLPDERPSITHKFSVGGYEGYLTVGLYPDTKKPGETFLVAAKEGSTISGLLNTIATLISMCLQSGMPLKTLVKKFKDMRFDPSGFTNNQDVPMAKSITDYVFRYLGMKFLTPEEKMEIFGPEHAVINGSGVGAKSEADSLLVELISSAAAKAINQETATTANPGIAGPIVHNADAPPCGGCGTLMVKAGSCYSCPNCFATTGVCN; from the coding sequence ATGAATAATGATCAAAATCGTCAAGAAAATTTAATCGAATCTGAGGAAACTAATGCCAATGATTCTCGTGGATTACGTTGGGAAAGAATTTTTGGATCAGGCGATCCTTACGGAGAAATTGTTTGGGAAAAAAGAGTTGCCAAGATAGCCAAGGGAGATGGAGGTGTTGTCTTTGAGCAAAAAGATGTTGAAGTTCCAAATTTCTGGACACAGACGGCTACAGATATCGTGGCCTCAAAATATTTTAGAGGTCGCATGGATTCGCCAGATCGAGAGAAGAGCGCCAGGCAAATGATAGATAGAGTTGCCCGAACAATCGGCAATTGGGGATTAAAAGATAACTATTTTGCTTCACCAGCCGACGCCGAAAATTTCACCCAAGACCTTACGTGGCTTCTCATAAATCAATACTTCGCTTTTAACAGCCCAGTTTGGTTTAATGTTGGGGTTCACGAAAAGCCTCAGTGTTCAGCCTGCTTCATTCTATCGGTAGACGATAATATGCAATCAATCTTGGATTGGTATCGTGATGAGGGATGGATTTTCAAATATGGTTCTGGTTCGGGAACAAATCTCTCCAAGCTGAGGTCATCGAAAGAGGCCCTGTCTCGCGGCGGATATTCGTCTGGTCCGGTTTCCTTTATGAAGGGTGCTGATGGTGTTGCTAACTCGATTCGTTCGGGTGGCACAACACGTCGAGCAGCTAAGATGGTCATTCTAAACGTTGATCATCCGGATATAAAAAACTTTATTTATTGTAAAAAAATCATAGAAGACATGACCAAGGCTCTGGCCATGAGCGGGATAAAAGATTCGATCACTGCCGATATATTTGATCCGTATACCTTGTTGCCATATCAAAACGCTAATAATGCAGTTAGAGTTAACGATGAGTTCATGAGAGCCGTTGAAGCCGATGGATATTGGGATTTACGAGCTGTCACCACAGGGAAATCGCTAGAGACATTGAAGGCAAGAGAGGTTTTGGATTGGATGGCTGATGCCACTTGGCACTCGGCCGATCCAGGTATTCAATATGATACGACAATCAACGAATGGCATACCTGCCCTAATTCGGGAAGAATAAATGCTTCAAATCCATGTAGCGAATATATGCATATCGACAACAGTGCATGTAATTTGGCATCCCTGAATTTAATGAAGTTTTTACGTGAAGGCGGTAAGTTTGATGTTGATGGCTTTAGAAGAGCTGTGGATACAATTATATTGGCCCAGGAGATTCTGGTTGGCAACTCTTCATATCCTACGCCCAAGATCGCAGAAAATGCTATAAATTTCAGGCAGTTAGGGCTTGGATATGCAAATTTAGGAGCTTTGTTGATGGTTTTGGGATTGCCGTATGACTCTGACAAGGGCAGAGCATTGTCGGCGCACATAACGTCGGTGATGTGCGGGGAGGCCTATAGAATGTCGGCTTTAATGGCTGACACTGCTGGGCCATTTAATGGTTACGAAGTTAATAAGGAGCCAATGCTCTCAGTTATAAAGAAACATCTAAGTGCCGCCAATGATCTTTACGAAGAATCTCAGAGGGTAGGCATACAAGATAATTATTTAGAGATAACATCGCGAATGGTTTGGCACGAAGCTTTGGAATTGGGTAAGAAATATGGATTTAGGAATTCCCAGGCATCAGTGCTAGCCCCAACTGGGACGATCTCTTTCTTGATGGATTGTGATACTACCGGCATTGAGCCAGAGCTAGCTCTTATAAAGTATAAAAAGTTAGTTGGCGGCGGAGTTTTGAAATTGGTTAATAATCAAGTACCTCTTGCCTTGCGAAGGTTGGGTTACGAGAACGATCAGATTGAGGCGATATCAAAATATATGATTGAGAAAGAAACGATTGAGGGTGCACCCTGGATAAGAGATGAGCATCTGCCAGTATTCGATTGCTCTTTTAAAGCTACTAATGGAACCAGGAGTGTCAGCTATATGGGCCATATACGCATGATGGCCGCTGCGCAGCCGTTTATATCTGGCGCCATATCTAAAACTGTAAATTTACCGAATGATGCAACCCGAGAAGATATCAAGAATGTCTTTATCGAGGGTTGGAGGCTGGGACTGAAAGCCATTGCCATATATAGAGATGGCTCAAAGTCTGTTCAGCCATTAAATACTAAGAAGGATGACGAGGTATCGGGGGATGATGGGAAATTAGTCGAGAAGATAAATGGATACACCAGAATAAAATTGCCAGACGAGAGGCCATCGATAACTCATAAATTCTCGGTGGGCGGATATGAGGGCTATCTAACAGTTGGGCTTTATCCAGACACTAAAAAACCTGGCGAGACATTCCTTGTCGCCGCGAAAGAGGGGAGTACCATATCGGGGCTGTTGAATACCATAGCTACTTTGATATCTATGTGCTTGCAATCGGGCATGCCGCTTAAGACGTTAGTAAAAAAGTTTAAAGATATGCGATTCGATCCGTCTGGTTTTACTAATAATCAAGATGTGCCCATGGCCAAGTCTATCACCGATTACGTGTTTAGATATCTTGGAATGAAATTCTTAACTCCAGAAGAGAAGATGGAGATATTTGGCCCGGAGCATGCGGTTATTAATGGATCTGGTGTGGGAGCTAAGTCAGAAGCGGACTCGTTGCTTGTGGAATTGATATCTTCGGCCGCGGCAAAGGCGATCAATCAAGAGACTGCTACGACAGCAAACCCTGGGATTGCCGGTCCGATCGTACATAATGCGGACGCACCTCCCTGTGGAGGCTGTGGTACGCTAATGGTTAAGGCTGGGTCATGCTATAGTTGCCCTAATTGTTTTGCCACTACTGGAGTCTGTAACTAA
- a CDS encoding site-2 protease family protein: MNDLLILAVKIVIVLYSVVIHELSHGLMANSLGDPTAKRMGRLTLNPIRHLDIFGSIILPLLLYIVPPHLVFGYAKPVPYNPLLLRDKKLGPAKVAFAGPISNIVLALLFGLVMRFMPFLIYSSVIQELFVFIIWINLALAIFNLMPIPPLDGHWLLMAFLPDRFNAFKLFLYRYNIILFVAFIMFVLPWLSYLISFLFRVITGI; encoded by the coding sequence ATGAATGATTTATTGATTTTGGCTGTTAAAATAGTGATTGTGCTATATTCTGTCGTAATACACGAACTCAGCCATGGCCTAATGGCCAACTCTTTAGGCGATCCCACGGCCAAGCGAATGGGGCGATTAACTCTTAACCCAATAAGGCATTTAGATATTTTTGGATCGATTATTCTTCCGCTACTGTTATATATAGTGCCTCCGCATTTAGTTTTTGGATATGCTAAGCCGGTTCCTTATAATCCGTTATTGCTAAGAGACAAGAAACTTGGACCAGCTAAGGTCGCTTTCGCTGGCCCAATTTCCAATATAGTTTTGGCCTTATTGTTTGGACTTGTTATGAGGTTTATGCCTTTCTTGATTTATTCCTCGGTCATTCAGGAATTGTTTGTATTCATAATATGGATTAATCTAGCCCTGGCCATCTTTAATTTAATGCCGATCCCTCCGCTGGATGGGCATTGGCTGCTGATGGCCTTCCTGCCAGACAGATTCAATGCCTTTAAACTTTTTCTATATAGATATAACATTATCTTATTTGTGGCGTTCATCATGTTCGTTCTGCCATGGCTATCGTATCTAATATCTTTTCTATTTCGAGTTATCACAGGAATCTAG
- the fusA gene encoding elongation factor G, whose amino-acid sequence MRDYPIEKTRNIGIIAHIDAGKTTVSERVLFYTGISHKIGEVHEGEATMDWMEQERERGITITAAATTCFWTPVELIGNPEQKIKINLIDTPGHIDFTVEVKRSLRVLDGAVVIFDGVAGVEPQSETNWRYADDYNVPRLCFINKLDRLGASYERSYQSILGRLSPKAIKIQIPNGVEDEFTMVVDLIKMKAYRFEGSLGEKVIEEEIPAEMLEEAKKERAFMIEKIVETDDQAMSDYLDGKEFDVDTLRRILRKATIAGVVYPVLCGSALKNKGTQLMLDAVAWYLPSPMERPPVKAVKQGTGEEMIIDPKDDKPFTALAFKVATDPYVGQLTFFRVYSGVLTSGSYVLNTTSGVQERIGRLLQIHANQREDIKEIYAGGIAATVGMKATRTGDTLCDPENPVVLEKIVFPEPVISLRIEPKTKADQEKMGIALKKLSDEDPTFRIKGDEETGETIISGMGELHLEIIVDRMKREFGVGANVGRPQVAYKETISDKAQAEGKYIRQSGGRGQYGHVWLRVEPQERGKGFEFVDAIKGGSVPQEFITPTEKGVKEALEKGVLGGFQMVDMKVTLYDGSYHEVDSSEMAFKIAGSMALQEASKRAKPVILEPIMKVEIITPEESLGETTGDLSSRRGQILGIADRSPLNLKVIDSRVPLSEMFGYATSLRSLTQGRGTFNMEFESYEVVPNNIAAQIIDGKK is encoded by the coding sequence ATGCGCGACTACCCTATAGAAAAAACAAGGAATATCGGAATTATTGCTCACATTGATGCTGGAAAGACAACTGTCTCCGAGCGTGTCTTATTCTATACGGGGATATCTCATAAAATTGGTGAAGTGCACGAGGGCGAGGCAACTATGGATTGGATGGAGCAAGAAAGAGAAAGAGGTATAACCATAACTGCCGCCGCGACTACTTGTTTCTGGACTCCAGTTGAGCTAATTGGCAATCCAGAGCAAAAGATCAAGATAAATCTAATTGATACTCCTGGGCATATCGACTTCACCGTTGAGGTAAAGAGGTCTCTCAGGGTTTTAGATGGAGCCGTGGTTATATTCGATGGCGTCGCCGGAGTTGAGCCTCAGTCGGAAACAAATTGGCGTTACGCAGATGACTATAACGTACCAAGGCTTTGTTTTATAAATAAACTCGATAGATTGGGCGCTTCTTACGAGAGGTCCTATCAATCCATATTGGGCAGATTATCGCCGAAAGCGATCAAAATCCAGATTCCTAATGGCGTCGAGGATGAGTTTACGATGGTCGTTGATTTAATAAAAATGAAAGCTTATCGCTTCGAGGGTTCTCTTGGCGAAAAAGTTATTGAAGAAGAGATTCCCGCCGAGATGTTAGAGGAGGCGAAGAAGGAAAGAGCGTTTATGATTGAGAAGATCGTTGAGACTGACGATCAGGCAATGTCTGATTATCTTGATGGGAAAGAATTTGACGTGGATACCCTCAGAAGAATATTGAGAAAGGCTACTATCGCTGGCGTGGTCTATCCGGTTTTATGCGGATCTGCCCTCAAGAACAAAGGGACTCAGTTAATGCTCGATGCTGTAGCATGGTATCTGCCGTCACCTATGGAACGACCGCCGGTTAAAGCCGTTAAGCAGGGGACTGGCGAGGAAATGATCATTGATCCAAAAGACGATAAGCCATTTACGGCTTTGGCATTTAAAGTTGCTACCGATCCTTACGTGGGTCAACTTACTTTCTTCCGTGTGTATTCTGGAGTATTAACTTCTGGTTCATATGTTCTGAATACTACATCTGGAGTTCAGGAGAGAATAGGCAGATTGCTTCAAATTCATGCTAATCAGAGGGAAGACATAAAAGAAATATATGCTGGAGGTATCGCCGCTACTGTAGGTATGAAAGCCACCAGAACCGGTGACACTCTTTGCGATCCAGAAAATCCAGTAGTACTCGAGAAGATAGTCTTTCCTGAGCCAGTCATATCTTTACGTATAGAACCTAAAACAAAAGCTGACCAAGAAAAGATGGGTATCGCTTTGAAGAAATTGTCAGACGAAGATCCAACTTTCAGAATCAAGGGCGACGAGGAGACCGGAGAAACGATTATTTCTGGTATGGGCGAACTTCATTTGGAAATTATAGTAGATAGAATGAAAAGAGAGTTTGGCGTAGGCGCGAATGTCGGCCGACCTCAGGTAGCTTATAAAGAAACTATTTCTGACAAGGCTCAAGCCGAAGGTAAATATATTCGTCAATCTGGAGGTCGTGGTCAATATGGCCATGTTTGGCTAAGAGTTGAGCCTCAGGAAAGGGGCAAGGGGTTTGAGTTCGTAGATGCCATCAAGGGCGGATCAGTCCCTCAGGAATTTATAACGCCAACCGAAAAGGGAGTCAAAGAAGCTCTGGAGAAGGGTGTGCTTGGTGGGTTCCAGATGGTGGATATGAAAGTCACGCTGTACGATGGTTCCTATCATGAAGTTGACTCTTCCGAAATGGCTTTCAAAATTGCTGGATCCATGGCTTTGCAGGAAGCGTCTAAGAGAGCTAAGCCCGTGATATTAGAGCCAATTATGAAAGTTGAGATTATTACCCCAGAGGAGTCTCTTGGAGAAACTACCGGAGACTTATCTTCAAGGCGCGGCCAAATATTGGGAATAGCCGATAGGAGCCCTTTGAATTTAAAAGTTATTGACTCCAGGGTTCCACTCTCTGAAATGTTTGGTTATGCCACGTCTTTAAGATCGTTGACTCAGGGCAGGGGAACATTTAATATGGAGTTCGAAAGCTATGAAGTTGTTCCCAATAATATAGCTGCCCAGATTATTGATGGTAAGAAATAA
- a CDS encoding 30S ribosomal protein S12, with protein MPTFRQLLKKPRKSVKAKTKAPAFIYGMNSVLNKPVYYPAPFKRGVCTVVKTTTPKKPNSALRKIARVRLTNGMEVTAYIPGVGHNLQEHSVVMLRGGRVKDLPGVRYHIVRGVLDAAGVEGRKQERSKYGVKKAK; from the coding sequence ATGCCTACATTTAGGCAACTACTCAAAAAACCCAGAAAAAGCGTTAAGGCCAAGACCAAGGCCCCAGCTTTTATTTATGGCATGAACTCTGTTTTGAACAAGCCAGTTTACTACCCAGCTCCATTCAAAAGAGGGGTTTGCACAGTTGTTAAGACAACTACGCCTAAGAAACCGAACTCGGCTCTCAGAAAAATCGCTAGAGTTAGACTAACAAATGGCATGGAAGTAACCGCGTATATCCCAGGAGTAGGACACAATCTTCAAGAGCACTCGGTTGTTATGCTAAGAGGCGGAAGAGTAAAAGATTTGCCAGGAGTCAGATATCACATCGTTAGGGGCGTCTTGGATGCCGCTGGCGTTGAGGGTAGAAAGCAGGAGAGATCTAAGTATGGAGTTAAAAAGGCAAAATAA
- a CDS encoding nucleoside-diphosphate kinase, translating to MKNTKEKTLVILKPDALQRGLVGEIIARFEDKGIKISGMKMMKLSDVLLDKHYAQHKGKPFLPRLKEGMKRLPVVMIVFEGLEVTRVVRAMCGPTDGKNAPSGTIRGDYSMSIANTIVHSSEDVAAAKREIGIFFTKKELFDYNKPDFGYYYAEDELA from the coding sequence ATGAAAAACACAAAAGAGAAAACGCTAGTCATATTGAAGCCCGATGCTTTGCAGAGGGGATTAGTTGGCGAGATTATAGCTCGCTTCGAAGACAAAGGTATTAAGATTTCAGGCATGAAGATGATGAAGCTAAGCGATGTCCTTCTGGATAAGCATTATGCCCAACATAAGGGCAAACCGTTTTTGCCAAGATTGAAGGAGGGCATGAAGAGATTGCCGGTAGTGATGATTGTCTTCGAGGGCCTAGAGGTGACCAGAGTCGTAAGAGCCATGTGCGGTCCAACTGATGGCAAGAATGCGCCTTCTGGCACCATAAGGGGCGACTATAGTATGTCGATCGCTAATACCATAGTTCATTCATCCGAGGACGTGGCCGCGGCAAAAAGAGAGATTGGAATATTCTTTACCAAGAAGGAGCTGTTTGATTATAATAAGCCAGATTTTGGCTATTATTATGCTGAAGACGAATTAGCCTAA
- a CDS encoding L-lactate dehydrogenase codes for MXQNRLELVNKNKEIIRSIFGQLKPLNPSAVIVIVSNPVDIMAYYAQELSGLPRTQVFGTGTSLDTARLRTEIGLALDVNPQSVSGFVLGEHGESEFVAWSTVNVGGVPIREKLSQDRIDEIAQKVKDDAKNIIDRKGATFYGIAAVVSDVVESILLDQDKVLPISTRLENHSGISGVCLGMPAVIGRQGIKEIWNLELVGSEKEKLRQSAEAIRQYIL; via the coding sequence ATGANNCAAAATCGACTCGAATTGGTTAATAAGAACAAAGAGATTATTCGATCTATCTTCGGTCAGCTCAAACCGTTGAACCCATCAGCAGTGATCGTAATTGTTAGCAACCCGGTCGACATAATGGCTTACTATGCTCAAGAATTATCTGGCTTACCCAGGACGCAAGTCTTCGGTACGGGTACAAGTTTAGATACTGCTCGTCTTAGGACCGAAATTGGCCTTGCCCTAGATGTTAATCCGCAAAGTGTTAGTGGCTTTGTTTTGGGTGAGCATGGCGAAAGCGAATTTGTGGCCTGGAGTACGGTTAATGTCGGCGGTGTGCCTATTAGGGAGAAGCTATCTCAAGATAGGATAGATGAAATAGCTCAAAAAGTTAAAGACGACGCTAAAAATATTATCGATCGCAAGGGCGCGACATTCTATGGTATTGCTGCGGTTGTTTCTGATGTGGTTGAATCCATACTTCTGGATCAGGATAAGGTCTTGCCGATTTCAACTAGACTGGAGAATCATAGTGGCATCAGCGGAGTGTGCCTAGGTATGCCAGCCGTGATCGGTAGACAGGGGATTAAAGAGATTTGGAATTTAGAGCTAGTTGGATCAGAGAAAGAGAAGCTCAGGCAGTCGGCCGAAGCCATAAGGCAATATATTCTATAG